One genomic window of Anaerofustis stercorihominis DSM 17244 includes the following:
- a CDS encoding NAD(P)-dependent oxidoreductase encodes MEKICFFNTKSYDIKWFDHYNKNYEIKFYESRLNKNSAILASGSGGIISFVNDNLDKDTIDILYELGVKVIALRCAGYNHVDLNAAKDKIKILNVPSYSPSSVAEYAIGMFLTLNRKIHKAYTKTRDYNFSLNGMVGFDLKGKTIGIIGTGKIGEELIEICKGFKMNVIAYDLFPKKDGDIQYVDLNTLLNNSDIISLHCPLTKDTKYLINKKTLQKIEKRSLYN; translated from the coding sequence ATGGAAAAGATATGTTTTTTTAATACGAAATCTTATGATATAAAATGGTTTGATCATTATAACAAAAACTATGAAATAAAATTTTATGAAAGCAGACTCAATAAAAACTCTGCCATTTTAGCCTCCGGTTCCGGCGGCATAATTTCTTTTGTAAATGATAATTTAGATAAGGATACTATTGATATTTTATATGAATTGGGAGTTAAAGTGATAGCTCTAAGATGTGCAGGCTATAATCATGTCGATTTAAATGCGGCAAAAGACAAAATAAAAATATTGAACGTTCCTTCATATTCCCCAAGCTCCGTAGCTGAATATGCAATAGGTATGTTTTTGACACTAAACAGAAAAATACACAAAGCTTATACAAAAACAAGGGATTATAATTTTAGTTTAAACGGGATGGTTGGATTTGATTTAAAAGGAAAAACGATAGGTATAATCGGAACGGGAAAAATAGGAGAAGAACTAATAGAGATATGCAAAGGATTTAAAATGAATGTGATTGCATACGATTTATTTCCTAAGAAGGATGGCGATATACAATATGTTGATTTAAATACCCTTTTAAATAACAGTGATATAATTTCTCTTCATTGCCCTTTAACTAAAGATACAAAATATCTAATAAATAAAAAAACCCTGCAAAAAATAGAAAAAAGGAGCCTATATAATTAA
- a CDS encoding NAD(P)-dependent oxidoreductase, with product MISALKDGLIGGACLDVYEGEKDFFYEDKSDLIKRDDKLSALVSMPNVILTSHQAFLTDEALKNIAKITIQNLDDFYGRKKLKNEVKIKG from the coding sequence TTGATAAGCGCTCTTAAAGACGGTTTGATAGGAGGAGCTTGTCTTGATGTATACGAAGGTGAAAAAGATTTCTTCTATGAAGATAAGTCGGATCTAATCAAAAGAGATGACAAACTATCGGCTCTGGTATCAATGCCAAATGTTATACTTACATCTCATCAGGCTTTTTTAACAGATGAAGCTTTGAAAAATATAGCAAAAATTACTATACAAAATCTAGATGATTTTTATGGCAGAAAAAAATTAAAAAATGAAGTTAAAATAAAAGGATAG